Proteins found in one Nostoc sp. NIES-3756 genomic segment:
- a CDS encoding TerC family protein, with amino-acid sequence MLDYIFESPFNWGVETLFLLLVLVALEAVLSADNAIALAALSQSLQNPKLERRALNIGLGIAYGLRMLLIVSATWIIQFWQFELAGALYLLWLSWQYFTAKQADRGDRPTIPKSLWQVIPAIAVTDLAFSLDSVTTAIAISQDLWLILLGGTIGIVALRFLAGLFILWLEEFLYLEDAGYVAVAVVGLRLLLRVVAPVLVPPEWFMVSLIAVIFAWGFSQRRQQA; translated from the coding sequence ATGCTGGATTACATTTTTGAGTCTCCGTTTAATTGGGGTGTGGAAACCCTTTTTCTGCTGCTAGTGCTGGTTGCCTTAGAAGCAGTCTTGTCAGCAGATAATGCGATCGCGTTAGCTGCATTGTCTCAATCCTTGCAAAATCCGAAGCTAGAACGACGCGCCCTCAATATTGGTTTAGGCATTGCTTATGGGCTGCGAATGCTGCTGATTGTCAGCGCGACTTGGATTATTCAGTTCTGGCAATTTGAATTGGCTGGAGCGCTTTATCTTCTGTGGTTGTCCTGGCAATATTTCACAGCCAAGCAAGCGGATCGGGGCGATCGCCCCACGATACCAAAATCACTCTGGCAGGTAATTCCTGCGATCGCGGTGACAGATTTGGCATTCTCTCTGGATAGTGTGACGACGGCGATCGCAATTTCTCAAGACCTCTGGTTGATTCTATTGGGGGGTACCATTGGCATTGTGGCGCTTCGTTTTCTGGCAGGATTATTTATCCTCTGGTTAGAGGAGTTTCTGTATTTAGAAGATGCGGGCTACGTTGCAGTTGCTGTAGTTGGATTACGATTGCTGTTACGTGTGGTTGCTCCAGTGCTAGTTCCTCCAGAGTGGTTTATGGTTAGCTTGATTGCTGTGATATTTGCTTGGGGATTCTCTCAGCGCCGCCAACAAGCTTAG
- a CDS encoding rhodanese-like domain-containing protein — protein sequence MQSRLRPARSRVESILLSPDDAMARLNQLFIVDVQNPKYPTSVLPKSHRLNVDILLKDLPKTQPILLTCLTGQRSFTVAQQLIQKGYDAIYVLRGGVMAWKQAGYTVQPIKISA from the coding sequence ATGCAATCTCGATTAAGACCTGCACGCTCGCGGGTAGAGTCTATTTTGCTATCGCCTGACGATGCAATGGCTCGTTTGAATCAGCTGTTCATCGTTGATGTGCAGAATCCGAAATATCCCACTTCTGTTCTACCTAAGTCACATCGTCTGAATGTTGATATTTTGCTCAAAGACCTTCCCAAAACGCAACCCATTCTGTTGACTTGTCTGACTGGGCAACGCAGTTTTACTGTGGCTCAACAATTGATTCAGAAGGGCTATGACGCTATCTATGTTCTAAGAGGCGGCGTGATGGCATGGAAGCAAGCAGGGTACACTGTACAACCGATCAAAATCTCCGCTTAA
- a CDS encoding saccharopine dehydrogenase family protein codes for MTQQVLILGGSGRIGSQVAADLLTHTAVNVTIVGRNPATGQKACQSLVNSIGEMAFQRCQFVSIHLDDLRRLQDVIAQSDLVIHCAGPFHHRNASVLKLCIDSGVNYVDVSDHVSFTCKAIALQAEAQAAGITAMINTGIFPGISNSMVRRDIEQLDRVDKVHLSYVVGGSGGAGLTVMRSTFLGLQRPFAARIDGKRQQVQPYSDREVIEFPHYGKVGVYWFDMPEAFTLADTFPVKTVVTKFGTVPRFYNYLTWSVARWWHPRLLQSNSVIEFLSRVSYGMTQISDQFSGVGVAIRSEVLGMKYGQLVRCCSTLHHPNTALVAGRGTGAIAQLLLTGELKKPGVWTPEQVLSTPMFEKAMSDREMEIHQQLLPSSIDHSFETSIAKC; via the coding sequence ATGACACAGCAAGTTCTGATTTTGGGAGGAAGTGGGCGGATTGGGAGTCAAGTTGCCGCAGACTTGCTTACCCATACTGCGGTAAATGTGACAATTGTAGGGCGTAATCCAGCAACTGGGCAGAAAGCCTGTCAATCATTGGTCAATTCAATTGGAGAAATGGCTTTCCAACGCTGTCAGTTCGTCTCAATTCACTTAGACGATTTGAGAAGACTACAAGATGTGATCGCGCAATCAGATTTAGTAATTCACTGTGCGGGGCCGTTTCATCATCGAAATGCTAGTGTTTTGAAACTCTGCATTGATTCTGGTGTCAACTATGTCGATGTCAGCGATCATGTCTCTTTCACTTGTAAAGCGATCGCACTCCAGGCAGAAGCCCAAGCCGCAGGAATCACCGCAATGATCAACACAGGCATTTTTCCCGGCATTTCTAACAGCATGGTGCGGCGAGATATCGAGCAACTCGATCGAGTCGACAAAGTGCATCTTAGCTATGTAGTTGGAGGATCTGGTGGGGCAGGTCTGACGGTGATGCGCTCGACCTTTTTGGGATTACAGCGTCCGTTTGCAGCGCGGATCGATGGGAAACGTCAACAAGTTCAACCTTATAGCGATCGCGAAGTGATCGAATTTCCACACTATGGCAAAGTCGGCGTTTATTGGTTTGATATGCCCGAAGCCTTTACACTAGCGGATACGTTTCCGGTCAAAACCGTTGTCACTAAATTTGGCACTGTACCGCGTTTTTACAACTATCTGACTTGGAGCGTGGCGCGATGGTGGCATCCGAGACTGCTGCAATCAAATAGCGTGATTGAGTTTTTGTCACGAGTCAGCTACGGAATGACGCAGATCAGCGATCAATTTAGTGGCGTAGGTGTGGCAATTCGCTCCGAAGTGCTGGGAATGAAATACGGTCAGCTTGTCCGTTGCTGCTCAACACTGCATCATCCGAATACGGCTCTTGTTGCTGGTAGGGGAACCGGAGCAATTGCACAACTGTTACTCACGGGAGAACTTAAAAAACCTGGAGTGTGGACACCAGAACAAGTCCTCTCAACGCCAATGTTTGAAAAGGCAATGAGCGATCGAGAGATGGAAATTCATCAACAGTTGCTTCCTAGTTCGATTGATCATTCCTTTGAAACTTCTATTGCGAAGTGTTAA
- a CDS encoding aldehyde dehydrogenase family protein — MTKKIEVRNPRTGKFDYVIIPPPPRLLAQQCNRARRAQSRWQQLGVEGRIAALQQWKQAILSRREQLTDALVNDTGRLSISVLEIDSFLNSIDRWCSLAPELLQDSAKNTSIPFIALQQTSVPYSLVGVISPWNFPLLLSMIDTIPALLAGCAVVVKPSEIAPRFVAPLLIALNEVPDLRDILLFVEGGGRTGASLIDYVDLVCFTGSVATGREVAEAAARRFIPAYLELGGKDPAIVLESANLELATSAILWGAVVNSGQSCLSIERIYVAESIFEDFYHKLVAKAHRLQLAHPTLESGEIGPIIAERQAGIINDHLLDAVEKGAVIHCGGKVEDLGGGWWCRPTVLTNVNHSMKVMTEETFGPIMPVMSFPSVEEAIYLANDSIYGLSGAVFAGSEAEALAVARQLNVGAISINDAALTAMMHEGEKNAFNFSGMGASRMGAAALKRFTRKQAFLIKTNSINDPWWFE, encoded by the coding sequence ATGACAAAAAAAATAGAAGTTCGCAATCCACGGACTGGAAAATTTGATTATGTAATTATACCGCCGCCGCCGAGGTTGTTGGCACAGCAGTGTAACCGGGCGCGACGGGCGCAGTCTCGTTGGCAACAGTTGGGTGTGGAAGGAAGAATTGCCGCACTACAGCAATGGAAGCAAGCTATATTATCTCGGCGTGAACAACTTACAGACGCTTTGGTTAATGATACGGGCAGATTATCTATCTCAGTATTAGAAATTGACTCTTTTCTCAACAGTATTGATCGCTGGTGTAGTTTAGCACCGGAATTACTCCAAGATTCTGCGAAAAATACCAGTATTCCTTTTATCGCTCTACAACAAACATCTGTTCCTTATAGTTTAGTCGGGGTCATTAGTCCGTGGAACTTTCCCCTGCTACTATCGATGATTGATACAATTCCGGCGTTGCTGGCGGGTTGTGCTGTGGTTGTCAAACCTAGTGAAATTGCTCCCCGGTTCGTAGCGCCCTTGTTGATTGCATTGAATGAGGTTCCTGACTTGCGCGATATCTTACTCTTTGTTGAGGGAGGCGGGAGGACTGGGGCTAGCTTGATTGATTATGTCGATTTGGTATGTTTTACAGGTAGCGTGGCTACAGGACGCGAAGTAGCAGAAGCGGCTGCTAGACGGTTTATTCCTGCTTATTTAGAATTGGGAGGTAAAGATCCAGCGATCGTTTTAGAATCAGCCAATTTAGAATTAGCAACCTCAGCTATTTTATGGGGTGCGGTCGTCAATAGTGGACAATCTTGCTTGTCTATTGAACGCATTTATGTTGCAGAATCAATATTTGAAGATTTTTACCATAAATTAGTCGCTAAAGCCCACCGTCTGCAACTGGCTCACCCTACCTTAGAAAGTGGCGAAATTGGCCCCATCATTGCCGAAAGACAAGCAGGTATTATTAACGATCATCTTTTAGATGCGGTGGAAAAGGGAGCCGTCATTCATTGCGGTGGGAAGGTTGAAGATTTGGGTGGAGGTTGGTGGTGTCGTCCGACAGTGCTAACTAATGTTAATCATTCGATGAAAGTCATGACTGAGGAGACTTTCGGCCCCATTATGCCAGTGATGTCTTTTCCTAGCGTTGAGGAAGCAATATATTTAGCCAATGATTCAATTTATGGCTTGAGTGGGGCTGTGTTTGCTGGTTCGGAAGCCGAAGCTCTAGCCGTTGCCCGTCAACTAAATGTAGGTGCGATTAGTATTAATGATGCGGCTCTAACTGCGATGATGCACGAGGGAGAGAAAAACGCCTTTAATTTCTCCGGGATGGGTGCTTCCCGTATGGGTGCAGCAGCTTTAAAACGGTTCACGCGCAAACAGGCATTTTTGATTAAAACCAACTCAATCAATGACCCTTGGTGGTTTGAGTAA
- a CDS encoding nitrilase-related carbon-nitrogen hydrolase — protein MTNADQLNSFRALALQVTCHAVNQASDRQEAGLMMQNTINRLAQQIAASIAFIGVDCRLIVLPEYFLTGFPMGEPLLIWGEKACLEIDGAEYEALGKIAQKHQIFLAGNAYELDPNFPNLYFQTCFVIDPSGSVVLRYRRLNSLFAPTPGDVWDKYIDCYGLEGVFPVAKTAIGNLAALASEEILYPEVARCLAMRGAEIFLHSTSEIYSKNLTPKDAAKITRAVENMAYVVSANTAGIANIPIPVASADGGSKIIDYRGIVLAETTTGESMAAFAEIDLAALRRDRTRPGLNNILSRQRFELYAQSYSQAQFYPANTMLDKEVDRRHFIQTQQATIERLTQLGIV, from the coding sequence ATGACAAACGCTGATCAACTCAATTCATTTCGCGCTTTAGCGTTGCAAGTTACTTGTCATGCAGTCAATCAAGCAAGCGATCGCCAAGAAGCTGGGTTGATGATGCAAAATACAATTAATCGTTTGGCACAACAAATTGCTGCGAGTATTGCTTTTATTGGGGTTGACTGTCGCTTGATTGTCTTGCCAGAGTATTTTTTGACGGGTTTTCCAATGGGGGAACCTTTACTAATTTGGGGAGAAAAAGCTTGTTTGGAAATTGATGGTGCTGAGTATGAAGCCTTGGGGAAAATTGCCCAGAAGCATCAAATCTTTTTGGCTGGGAATGCTTACGAACTTGACCCCAATTTTCCTAATTTATACTTTCAAACTTGCTTTGTAATTGACCCTTCTGGCTCAGTAGTTTTACGATATCGGCGGTTAAATTCATTATTTGCACCCACACCTGGGGATGTTTGGGATAAATACATTGATTGTTACGGTTTGGAAGGGGTTTTCCCAGTGGCTAAAACTGCCATTGGTAACTTAGCAGCTTTAGCATCAGAAGAAATTTTATACCCAGAAGTGGCAAGATGTTTGGCAATGCGAGGAGCAGAAATATTTTTGCATTCCACCTCAGAAATTTATAGTAAAAACCTGACTCCCAAAGATGCGGCAAAAATTACACGCGCCGTAGAAAATATGGCATACGTAGTTTCTGCTAATACTGCTGGTATCGCTAATATTCCCATTCCTGTTGCCTCGGCTGATGGCGGTTCTAAAATTATCGACTATCGGGGAATAGTTTTAGCAGAGACAACTACAGGCGAAAGTATGGCAGCCTTTGCCGAAATAGACCTAGCTGCATTGAGACGCGATCGCACCAGACCAGGGTTAAATAATATACTGTCTCGTCAAAGATTTGAACTTTATGCTCAAAGCTACAGCCAGGCACAATTTTACCCAGCAAACACTATGCTGGATAAAGAAGTAGACCGCAGACACTTTATCCAAACACAACAAGCAACTATTGAACGCCTAACGCAGTTGGGGATTGTTTGA
- a CDS encoding red chlorophyll catabolite reductase: MVQQQIPVDNTAIFEQLWGITKELRQKIDARFKLQPDQSTKDLQDYQAQVGAAHGSLNTFSGKEIDWLVHSWLREPNSGFCNMHLTIWLGSHIRVPHLAFAFATVPHLFFYIDYIARSDIFTDLDYLDRYYEPANERYLSFTNDERFQQYISKTLYIRQVQSQTSLCYTSPVTEETIAALRSVAHEMIDRWLVWVDEAEPVPESERAALAQRDLIMRRAIAERDPDNKIAVRLFGEQMTDKLVRSLWGGDRVIHNS, translated from the coding sequence ATGGTTCAACAGCAAATTCCTGTAGATAATACAGCCATATTTGAGCAATTATGGGGGATTACCAAAGAACTACGCCAGAAAATAGATGCACGTTTTAAATTACAGCCAGACCAATCTACTAAAGATTTACAAGACTATCAGGCGCAAGTAGGTGCAGCACACGGTTCACTGAATACTTTCTCTGGTAAAGAAATCGATTGGCTAGTGCATTCATGGTTACGCGAACCAAATTCAGGCTTTTGCAATATGCACTTAACTATTTGGTTAGGGTCACATATTCGCGTTCCCCATTTGGCCTTTGCTTTCGCTACTGTTCCACACTTATTCTTCTATATAGATTATATCGCTCGTAGTGATATATTTACCGACTTAGATTATCTAGACCGCTATTACGAACCCGCAAATGAGAGATATTTATCATTTACCAATGATGAACGCTTTCAGCAATATATCAGTAAAACTCTATACATCCGTCAAGTACAATCTCAGACAAGCCTTTGTTACACCAGCCCAGTAACAGAGGAAACAATTGCCGCATTACGTTCAGTAGCTCATGAGATGATAGATCGGTGGTTGGTTTGGGTTGACGAAGCCGAACCTGTACCAGAATCAGAACGTGCTGCATTAGCCCAACGTGATTTAATTATGCGTCGGGCGATCGCCGAACGCGACCCAGATAATAAAATTGCAGTGCGGCTATTTGGCGAACAAATGACAGACAAATTAGTGCGATCGCTTTGGGGAGGAGATAGAGTAATTCATAATTCGTAA
- a CDS encoding glycoside hydrolase family 2 protein, with protein sequence MKLLKVDDSEVALSGKSNDENTFENKTFIHPRPQLVRSPWQSLNGLWKFAFDDEGKCIKPSDLKQWTHLIEVPFAPESTRSGIGDTNFHPNCWYEREFATPEGDGRLLLHFGAVDYQARVWVNDIYISEHEGGHTNFSLDITHALNDSGITKVTVWAHDDPQDLAKPRGKQDWQLKPHSIWYPRTSGIWQTVWVERVGKTYLGHLCWNCDFERWEVAFEAALAGDLPTDGVQIRMKLSIGDKVLANDAYDVLNGEINRRIALGDPGIDDFRNELLWSPEKPTLIDAEIEVWGNDRLLDEVKSYTAMRMVSIQRDRFMLNGRPYYLRLVLDQGYWPDTLMTPPSDEALRRDVELIKAMGFNGVRKHQKIEDPRFLYWADVLGLLVWEEMPSAYRFTRKAVERMTHEWTEVIKRDSSHPCIVAWVPFNESWGVPNLVETAAHRNYVLAMYHLTKTLDPTRPVIGNDGWESTDTDILAIHDYDTKPQQLLRRYGPEVKLSDMLNHKRPGGRILTLDNYPHQGQPVMLTEFGGIAYAPEDEPNADTAWGYERCWSVSELEMKYSALLETVNSIELFSGFCYTQFTDTFQEANGLLYSDRTPKCPIEAIRAATLSGEAFCTPSRC encoded by the coding sequence ATGAAATTACTCAAGGTTGATGATAGTGAAGTTGCATTATCAGGAAAAAGCAATGACGAGAATACTTTTGAGAATAAAACATTTATACATCCACGCCCGCAATTGGTGCGATCGCCTTGGCAAAGTCTCAACGGTTTATGGAAGTTTGCATTTGATGACGAAGGCAAATGTATTAAACCAAGCGACCTCAAGCAATGGACACATTTAATAGAAGTTCCCTTTGCCCCAGAATCAACTAGAAGTGGGATTGGTGACACAAATTTTCATCCTAATTGTTGGTATGAGCGAGAATTTGCCACCCCAGAAGGTGATGGGAGATTGTTATTACACTTCGGCGCGGTAGACTATCAGGCGCGTGTATGGGTGAATGATATATACATATCTGAACACGAAGGCGGACACACCAATTTCTCCCTCGATATTACCCATGCCTTAAATGACAGTGGCATAACAAAGGTGACAGTGTGGGCGCATGATGATCCGCAAGACTTAGCCAAGCCCCGTGGTAAGCAGGATTGGCAATTGAAACCCCACAGTATTTGGTATCCCCGCACAAGTGGTATTTGGCAGACAGTCTGGGTTGAACGAGTAGGTAAGACTTATCTCGGTCATCTGTGCTGGAATTGTGATTTTGAGCGTTGGGAAGTGGCTTTTGAGGCAGCGTTGGCAGGTGATTTGCCTACTGATGGTGTACAAATTAGGATGAAATTGAGCATTGGTGATAAGGTATTGGCGAATGATGCCTATGATGTGTTAAACGGAGAAATTAACCGCCGTATTGCCCTTGGAGACCCAGGAATTGACGATTTCCGTAATGAATTATTGTGGAGTCCAGAAAAGCCAACGTTAATAGATGCGGAAATTGAAGTTTGGGGTAATGATCGCCTATTAGATGAAGTAAAATCTTACACTGCAATGCGGATGGTAAGTATACAGCGCGATCGCTTTATGCTTAATGGTCGCCCCTACTATCTCCGCCTCGTGCTTGACCAAGGCTATTGGCCGGATACCCTAATGACTCCACCCAGTGATGAGGCTTTGCGGCGTGATGTAGAACTCATCAAAGCAATGGGTTTCAACGGAGTCCGCAAACACCAGAAAATTGAAGACCCCCGATTCTTATATTGGGCAGATGTTTTAGGTTTATTGGTATGGGAAGAAATGCCCAGTGCCTACCGCTTCACCCGCAAAGCAGTAGAACGCATGACCCATGAATGGACGGAAGTGATTAAGCGAGATTCTAGCCATCCATGTATAGTAGCTTGGGTTCCTTTTAATGAATCATGGGGAGTGCCGAATTTAGTTGAAACAGCCGCGCACCGCAACTATGTTTTGGCAATGTATCACTTAACCAAAACTCTCGACCCAACTCGGCCAGTAATTGGTAACGATGGTTGGGAAAGTACCGATACCGATATCCTGGCAATTCATGATTATGACACCAAGCCCCAGCAATTACTCCGACGTTACGGCCCAGAGGTGAAACTGTCGGATATGCTCAATCATAAACGCCCTGGTGGACGTATCCTCACCCTTGACAACTATCCCCATCAAGGACAACCAGTTATGTTGACAGAGTTTGGTGGTATTGCCTATGCGCCAGAAGATGAACCAAATGCAGATACAGCTTGGGGATATGAGCGATGTTGGAGTGTTTCTGAGTTAGAAATGAAATACTCTGCCTTACTGGAAACCGTCAATAGTATTGAACTATTTAGTGGCTTCTGTTACACACAATTTACCGACACTTTTCAAGAAGCTAACGGTTTATTGTATAGCGATCGCACTCCTAAATGTCCCATAGAAGCCATCCGGGCGGCGACTCTCTCAGGTGAAGCTTTCTGCACTCCCAGCAGGTGTTAA
- a CDS encoding ShlB/FhaC/HecB family hemolysin secretion/activation protein, which translates to MKRSLNLICGLKPLLLAFLLTIVVQNNQSAFCTEPNSGVIAQNPNPQDLPPDKFNNVPVSPLPSEITPQPSIQEQLLPPPQLPTQPNSGQDDLQTKFQVDQIEVVGSTVFTPEQFAAITNSYIKREITFADLLKVRDAITKLYTDKGYATTGALIAPQILEAGVVKIQVIEGSLQEIKITGNRRLRTNYIRDRIQLGAAKPLNIPRLIESLQLLRLDPRIQNLSAELQSGVTPGTNVLQVEVQEADTFKLTATLDNGRSPSVGSFRRGIDIQEANLLGLGDTLSVGYANTDGSNTINLNYTLPVNARNGTVFFGFNQGRNSVIEEPFSVLDIQSNTHSYELGYRQPLLQKPTQELAMGLSFSRQESQTELGIDNIGPFRLSPGADANGSTRISALRFFQEYTQRSEQQVFAARSQFSWGLSWFDANISSDQPDSRFFAWRGQTQWVRQLAPETLFLVRGDLQLANDSLVPLEQFGLGGQLSVRGYRQDVLLTDNGMLLSAELRLPIVRATKLGGVLQLTPFIDVGKGWNNNGKNPSQDTLVGTGLGLLWRQGDNFSARLDWGIPLTSVEADKRSLQENGLYFSIRYSPF; encoded by the coding sequence ATGAAAAGGTCGTTAAATCTTATTTGTGGATTAAAACCTTTATTATTGGCATTTCTATTAACAATAGTAGTTCAAAATAATCAATCCGCATTCTGTACAGAGCCTAATAGCGGAGTGATTGCCCAAAATCCTAATCCACAGGACTTACCCCCGGATAAATTTAATAATGTTCCTGTTAGTCCTTTACCATCAGAAATAACACCGCAGCCATCAATTCAAGAGCAATTACTACCTCCACCTCAACTACCGACTCAGCCAAATTCAGGACAAGATGATCTCCAGACAAAATTTCAAGTTGATCAGATTGAAGTTGTTGGTAGCACAGTTTTTACACCAGAACAGTTTGCAGCAATTACAAACTCTTATATTAAGCGAGAAATTACCTTTGCAGATTTGTTAAAAGTCAGAGATGCAATCACCAAACTTTATACAGATAAAGGTTATGCCACAACAGGTGCTTTGATTGCACCGCAAATATTAGAAGCTGGTGTTGTGAAGATTCAAGTTATTGAAGGTAGTTTACAAGAAATAAAAATTACTGGTAATAGGCGATTGCGAACTAACTACATTCGCGATCGCATACAATTAGGTGCAGCTAAACCCCTCAACATACCCCGCTTAATAGAAAGCTTACAACTACTACGCCTCGACCCGCGTATCCAAAACTTATCAGCTGAATTGCAATCTGGTGTAACTCCTGGTACTAACGTTTTGCAAGTCGAAGTACAAGAAGCAGATACATTCAAATTAACAGCAACCTTAGATAATGGGCGATCGCCCAGTGTAGGTAGTTTTCGCCGGGGAATAGACATCCAAGAAGCCAACTTACTCGGTTTAGGCGATACCCTCAGCGTTGGTTATGCCAATACGGATGGTAGTAATACAATTAACCTCAATTACACACTACCAGTTAACGCCCGTAACGGTACTGTATTTTTTGGTTTTAACCAAGGACGGAATAGTGTAATTGAAGAACCATTTAGCGTTCTGGATATTCAATCAAATACCCACTCCTACGAACTAGGATATCGACAACCGCTATTGCAGAAACCAACTCAAGAATTGGCAATGGGATTGTCCTTTTCCCGTCAGGAAAGCCAAACCGAGTTAGGTATCGATAATATCGGGCCATTTCGCCTCTCACCCGGTGCAGATGCTAATGGTTCAACGAGAATTTCTGCCCTGCGCTTTTTTCAAGAGTACACCCAACGTAGTGAACAACAAGTATTTGCAGCGCGATCGCAATTTAGCTGGGGTTTGAGTTGGTTTGATGCCAATATCAGCAGCGATCAACCAGATAGCCGCTTTTTTGCTTGGCGAGGACAGACGCAATGGGTACGCCAGCTAGCCCCAGAAACTCTATTTTTAGTTCGAGGTGATTTACAACTAGCCAATGATTCATTAGTACCCCTAGAACAATTTGGTTTAGGAGGGCAGCTAAGTGTACGAGGTTATCGTCAAGATGTATTACTAACAGATAATGGGATGCTCTTATCAGCAGAATTGCGGTTGCCCATAGTCCGTGCCACGAAACTAGGTGGTGTACTTCAACTTACGCCGTTTATTGATGTGGGTAAAGGTTGGAATAACAACGGCAAAAACCCATCACAGGACACCTTGGTAGGGACTGGCTTAGGACTTTTGTGGAGGCAGGGTGATAACTTTTCGGCTAGGTTGGATTGGGGTATTCCCTTGACCTCAGTAGAAGCAGATAAGCGATCGCTCCAAGAAAATGGGCTGTATTTTTCTATACGGTATTCACCTTTTTAA